In Paenibacillus hexagrammi, the following are encoded in one genomic region:
- the yyaC gene encoding spore protease YyaC, whose protein sequence is MKEEIVQPADRYWKKLRGDELGDYLRAVAEVRELKPDRLVFVCIGTDRSTGDALGPLVGSALLQAGYPRVIGTLEKPCDASNLVERLAEIPQESVVIAIDACLGQKQSIGLYQVSNQPIYPGKSVGKVLPQVGDYTIAAIVNADGPKQYAVLQTTSLYHVMNMAQEVVKAVQFAVPLD, encoded by the coding sequence TTGAAGGAGGAAATTGTACAACCGGCTGACCGGTATTGGAAAAAACTGCGCGGCGATGAACTGGGCGACTATCTCCGTGCTGTTGCGGAAGTGCGGGAATTAAAGCCGGATCGTCTGGTATTTGTTTGTATAGGAACGGATCGATCTACAGGCGACGCATTGGGTCCACTTGTCGGTTCCGCCCTGCTGCAGGCCGGGTATCCCCGCGTCATTGGAACACTGGAGAAGCCCTGCGATGCAAGCAATCTGGTGGAACGGCTAGCGGAAATACCGCAGGAATCTGTGGTGATCGCCATTGACGCTTGTTTGGGTCAAAAGCAGTCCATCGGCCTCTACCAGGTGTCTAATCAGCCCATCTATCCGGGGAAGTCCGTAGGAAAGGTTCTTCCGCAGGTTGGGGATTATACCATTGCCGCAATCGTGAATGCGGATGGACCTAAGCAATATGCTGTGCTTCAGACAACTTCTCTGTATCATGTCATGAACATGGCACAGGAAGTGGTAAAAGCAGTTCAGTTTGCAGTACCGCTGGATTGA
- a CDS encoding ABC transporter ATP-binding protein → MDFKTYISDHVDYYLVGPLVTLARETGVNAVRNGFVEGVSHHLEKKGRVAKANLKDVSLPRILKLFRGYKSQLAAILLLALLAAVIGLIPPLVMREIIDKAIPQGSMRLLTEMAMLMIALPVASGVLGVWQNHLNTKVTQGVMRDLGQSLFRNLQRQSMSFFTDAKSGEIVQRLTGDVQAVQNVVTSLVVSSITQIVIVATTIGILFALDWKLAILSVLILPLFVLPVRKVSKVRKQLRVETQKVRADIASQLSESFGVSGALLTRIFGRERHQEAEYRTMVQKVMDLELRLNLVGRWFGMATNTLGPLGTAIIYMYGGYSVITGSMTLGGIVAFAAYLGRLYMPVGTLLNLHVEVATALGVFQRIFEYEDMVPGVLDRPDARQLGLVRGHVAYKQVSFAYTPGQYALRGVTFDAQPGEMVALVGPSGAGKSTLIGMIARLYDPTEGAVEVDGVDVRDVQLASLRSQIAYVTQESFLFHATIRENLLFAKEDASQEEMEAACRQAYIHDFIMSLPEGYDTTVGERGHRLSGGERQRIAIARAILKRPRILILDEATSHLDSESESYVQAALEELMQGRTTLVIAHRLSTVLAADHILVIEAGSIAERGRIASSWRWEDCMRGCIKRSSRKQTKANGCFGIPTAYAR, encoded by the coding sequence GTGGATTTTAAGACATACATTTCGGATCATGTCGACTATTATTTAGTGGGTCCGTTGGTTACGCTGGCAAGAGAAACGGGAGTGAATGCAGTGAGGAATGGGTTTGTTGAAGGTGTTAGTCATCATTTGGAGAAGAAAGGCCGGGTAGCCAAAGCAAATTTAAAGGACGTATCTTTACCTAGGATTTTAAAACTATTTCGAGGGTACAAGTCACAGCTTGCAGCTATTCTGTTGCTAGCTTTATTGGCGGCTGTCATCGGCCTGATTCCCCCTTTAGTGATGAGAGAGATTATTGATAAAGCTATTCCGCAAGGCAGTATGCGGCTGTTGACGGAGATGGCTATGCTTATGATTGCGCTGCCGGTGGCCAGCGGTGTGTTAGGCGTGTGGCAGAATCACTTAAACACGAAGGTGACGCAGGGTGTCATGCGGGATTTGGGGCAGTCGCTGTTTCGAAATCTGCAGCGGCAGTCGATGTCCTTTTTTACCGACGCTAAAAGCGGGGAGATTGTGCAGAGGCTGACGGGTGATGTACAGGCGGTTCAAAATGTGGTGACGTCATTAGTCGTATCGTCCATTACGCAAATTGTTATTGTTGCCACTACGATAGGAATCCTATTTGCTTTAGACTGGAAGCTTGCGATCCTATCGGTGTTGATACTGCCGCTGTTCGTACTGCCGGTGCGTAAGGTCTCGAAGGTGCGAAAGCAGCTGCGTGTAGAAACGCAGAAGGTCCGCGCTGACATCGCGTCCCAGCTTAGCGAAAGCTTTGGTGTGTCCGGTGCGCTTTTGACAAGGATTTTTGGGCGTGAGCGCCATCAGGAAGCGGAGTATCGTACGATGGTCCAGAAGGTCATGGACCTGGAGCTGCGGCTGAACCTCGTTGGCCGCTGGTTCGGGATGGCAACGAATACGCTGGGGCCGCTAGGCACAGCGATTATTTATATGTACGGCGGCTACTCCGTTATAACGGGGAGCATGACGCTGGGCGGTATTGTCGCGTTCGCGGCTTATCTAGGCCGCTTGTATATGCCTGTAGGCACGCTGCTGAACCTGCACGTGGAGGTTGCGACGGCGCTGGGCGTTTTCCAGCGCATCTTTGAATACGAGGACATGGTGCCGGGTGTCCTCGATCGACCGGACGCACGGCAGCTAGGGCTGGTGCGCGGGCACGTGGCATATAAGCAGGTATCCTTTGCTTATACGCCAGGGCAGTACGCGCTGCGCGGCGTCACCTTTGACGCGCAGCCGGGAGAGATGGTTGCGCTCGTCGGACCGAGCGGCGCTGGTAAATCGACGCTGATCGGCATGATCGCGCGTCTGTATGACCCGACGGAGGGTGCCGTCGAGGTCGATGGTGTGGACGTACGCGACGTCCAGCTCGCTTCGCTGCGCTCGCAAATCGCGTACGTGACACAGGAGTCGTTCCTGTTTCACGCCACGATCCGCGAGAACCTGCTCTTCGCGAAGGAAGACGCTTCGCAGGAGGAGATGGAGGCTGCGTGCCGCCAAGCCTACATCCATGATTTCATCATGTCGCTGCCCGAAGGGTACGACACGACAGTGGGCGAACGCGGCCACCGCCTCTCTGGAGGCGAGCGGCAGCGTATCGCCATTGCGCGCGCGATTCTCAAGCGCCCGCGCATCCTCATCCTCGACGAAGCGACCTCGCACCTGGACTCGGAATCCGAGTCCTATGTGCAGGCCGCGCTCGAGGAGCTGATGCAGGGGCGCACGACGCTTGTGATCGCGCACAGGCTTTCTACCGTGCTGGCCGCTGATCACATCCTGGTGATCGAAGCGGGCAGCATCGCCGAGCGGGGACGCATAGCGAGCTCTTGGCGCTGGGAGGACTGTATGCGAGGCTGTATCAAACGCAGTTCGAGAAAGCAAACGAAAGCTAATGGATGCTTCGGCATTCCAACAGCGTATGCTCGCTAG
- a CDS encoding glycosyltransferase — protein sequence MSIYDYAALLTLLYWLLTSIMLSKGLRLLYPLPRWSNLPDKPPLVSVIIAAKEEESTIMQTVRHLLSQNYPRLEIIAVNDRSQDATGIRLEELRKWSEQRTGISTPLKIIHITHLPEGWLGKNHALYQGYLQARGQYVLFTDADILFSPTTITDAVSYMKEHQVDHLTLAPLMVARQPLLRGFVHFFFFSFSLFVRPWNANRDDTRRHGMGIGAFNMVSRHAYETIGTHQAIALRPDDDLQLGIRLKSAGFKQRILSARHSLQVEWYRSLREAIQGLEKIYFQAFTIACRLL from the coding sequence ATGTCCATATATGACTATGCCGCATTATTGACCCTGCTATATTGGCTTTTGACCAGCATCATGCTTTCTAAAGGGCTGCGCCTGCTATATCCGCTACCCAGATGGTCTAACCTGCCGGACAAGCCCCCGCTTGTCTCCGTCATTATTGCTGCGAAAGAAGAAGAAAGCACCATCATGCAGACGGTTCGCCATCTTCTTTCTCAGAATTACCCCCGGCTTGAGATCATTGCGGTCAATGACCGCTCACAGGATGCTACAGGTATAAGGCTAGAGGAGCTTCGAAAATGGTCCGAACAGCGAACCGGCATTTCCACACCGCTAAAAATCATTCATATCACCCACCTTCCGGAAGGCTGGCTAGGGAAAAATCACGCCCTCTATCAGGGCTACTTACAAGCCAGAGGACAATATGTATTATTCACCGATGCAGATATTCTTTTCTCACCTACAACCATTACGGACGCAGTTTCTTACATGAAAGAGCATCAAGTCGATCACTTGACGCTGGCTCCTCTAATGGTAGCTCGTCAGCCCTTGCTGCGGGGATTTGTTCACTTCTTTTTCTTCTCCTTCTCGCTATTTGTCCGTCCCTGGAACGCTAATCGGGATGATACGCGCCGTCATGGTATGGGCATCGGTGCTTTTAACATGGTAAGCCGTCATGCTTATGAGACCATTGGCACCCATCAAGCCATCGCTCTGCGCCCCGATGACGACCTCCAGCTAGGCATTCGCTTAAAAAGCGCCGGGTTTAAACAGCGCATTTTATCGGCACGGCATTCCTTGCAGGTGGAATGGTACCGCTCATTACGAGAAGCAATTCAAGGACTCGAAAAAATTTATTTTCAGGCTTTCACTATAGCCTGCCGTTTGCTATAG